One Littorina saxatilis isolate snail1 unplaced genomic scaffold, US_GU_Lsax_2.0 scaffold_340, whole genome shotgun sequence genomic window carries:
- the LOC138957299 gene encoding interference hedgehog-like, with the protein MTCNAADVYPTPYYTWSGVTCDNKLPENKCTFTPDPTVDDQKDVTCTATSVTLKRTASKTVQLKLSYDEINSTSVSSSVTINSVQRDTNSGMTCFCDALWKVKPEYYQLNSTAVFNISHKATVESLTVNDTNEPVTVKADDLVTLYVICKSTGRPKPNVTVAKGKDILNCTDKQYQRTGNFEAVVTMTEVQCRDMGTYTCTADNGVGDPDTRSIRLNVKCKPRSVSPVSWDLTKTHLDFRLEAHPVPTTFVFIHFGNLSTDSGHVVPSEMFSAKCKQDPVTEFIVNCRVTPLNVPKRLLGLYRAHVHNSLGSSEFTFTLQEYKRELLR; encoded by the exons ATGACATGCAACGCCGCTGATGTCTACCCCACCCCTTACTATACATGGAGTGGTGTTACCTGTGACAACAAATTACCTGAGAACAAATGTACCTTTACACCTGACCCTACAGTTGATGATCAGAAGGATGTGACCTGCACGGCAACGTCTGTGACCTTGAAGAGAACGGCTTCCAAAACAGTGCAACTCAAGCTTTCTT ATGACGAAATAAACTCAACATCCGTGTCCAGTTCTGTCACGATAAACAGTGTTCAGCGTGACACCAACTCTGGGATGACGTGCTTCTGTGACGCTCTCTGGAAGGTTAAACCGGAGTATTATCAGCTAAACTCCACCGCTGTGTTCAACATCTCAC ACAAAGCGACTGTTGAAAGTCTGACCGTTAATGACACCAATGAGCCAGTCACTGTGAAAGCAGATGACCTCGTCACTCTTTATGTTATCTGTAAAAGCACTGGACGCCCCAAACCCAATGTGACTGTCGCTAAAGGCAAAGACATCCTGAATTGTACTGATAAACAGTACCAGAGAACTGGGAACTTTGAGGCCGTTGTGACAATGACAGAAGTTCAGTGCCGTGACATGGGGACCTACACCTGTACTGCGGACAACGGGGTTGGTGATCCTGACACGAGGAGCATTAGACTGAACGTGAAAT GTAAGCCAAGAAGTGTGTCTCCAGTGTCCTGGGACTTGACAAAAACACACCTAGATTTCAGGCTGGAAGCGCATCCCGTGCCAACAACTTTCGTCTTCATTCACTTTGGTAACCTCTCAACCGACTCTGGACATGTTGTTCCCTCGGAGATGTTCTCGGCAAAATGTAAACAGGATCCTGTCACCGAGTTCATTGTGAACTGTCGTGTCACTCCACTGAATGTTCCAAAGCGTCTGTTGGGATTATATAGAGCACACGTACATAACAGCCTCGGGAGTTCTGAGTTTACCTTCACTCTCCAGGAATACAAACGTGAGTTATTACGGTGA
- the LOC138957300 gene encoding uncharacterized protein produces MTFTTRDRTSGIYAEIDEYPMNQHCHRTPQGSIPIGPPPSRPLPLPPAAGEPTHPGKSQLQDSPRDTASSQLSITKASISAETHDQHHDASLAMDDGDILRTLSAVTVETGNMVMKVLCTCPCVCIGSLLRTYMNIIVCFFIVSYLIFSDLTLLP; encoded by the exons ATGACTTTTACAACCAGAGACCGAACATCGGGTATTTATGCTGAAATTGACGAGTATCCCATGAACCAACACTGCCATAGAACACCTCAAGGTTCTATACCTATAGGACCTCCTCCGTCCAGACCGCTGCCTCTTCCACCTGCTGCAGGAGAACCCACTCATCCAGGTAAATCACAGCTGCAAGACTCTCCAAGGGACACCGCTTCATCTCAGCTGTCTATTACGAAAGCATCCATCTCTGCTGAGACACATGACCAGCATCACGACGCTTCCTTGGCAATGGATG ATGGTGATATCTTGAGGACCCTGTCGGCAGTGACCGTGGAAACAGGCAATATGGTAATGAAAGTGTTGTGCacatgtccctgtgtgtgtattGGCTCTCTCCTTCGTACCTACATGAATATAATAGTATGTTTCTTCATCGTGTCGTATCTTATCTTCTCTGATCTTACTCTCCTGCCCTAG